Proteins from a genomic interval of Natator depressus isolate rNatDep1 chromosome 20, rNatDep2.hap1, whole genome shotgun sequence:
- the LIMA1 gene encoding LIM domain and actin-binding protein 1 isoform X2, with protein sequence MEPSPFNRRQWTSHSLRITAKELSLVNKNKSSALLERFSRYQKAAEEGTAEKKRNIFRDQSRTAGSRRISENSFSSEDLDICSGERSHNASDHLVCSSPTFSPDKPETRRNLEMPPLTETSIKDRMAKYQAAVSKQGRSTGHMTEIQASDSEIKSYKSEQKENVPPSPEDSISHQDGDKVFFSEKSLGFHSNLSEDGTIELNSQSETEAKRRVYAKQQSSDSKPANQTDPSPPKVVKKFQLPVKETCVACQKTVYPMERLFANQQVFHISCFRCSHCNSKLSLGTYASLRGNIYCKPHFNQLFKSKGNYDEGFGHKQHKELWVSKTENEESPEKSAHTENTIEGLQSPGIEDAPIAKVGVLAASMEAKVAALPGREEKPAETKKLRIAWPPPSELGSQGSALEEGIKVFKPKWPPEDEVSKPDVQEDVDLDLRKLRRTSSLKERSRPFTVAASFRTMSVKGHKTENVSSPSKADRVIFKQSEELESEAVMERKQKGKKAENGNIQNTQEKNKELEEERGREVPDIKADKEENWIQNGQVGMETDDEENATVQQPSPNEEIFDSNSPKRISLSNMLTAKELSPSQNSKSKDDVFWEGEDAEDLSVEEQIKRNRYYEEEDEDEE encoded by the exons ATTTTTCGGGACCAGAGTAGGACTGCAGGTAGCAGGAGAATCTCTGAAAACAGCTTCTCTTCAGAGGACCTTGACATCTGCTCTGGAGAGAGGAGCCATAATGCTTCAG ATCACCTGGTATGTAGCTCTCCAACATTCAGCCCAGACAAGCCAGAGACTAGAAGAAACCTGGAGATGCCTCCCCTAACAGAAACTTCAATAAAGGATAGAATGGCAAAATACCAGGCAGCTGTTTCCAAGCAAGGCCGCTCCACAGGCCACATG ACTGAGATTCAAGCCAGTGACAGTGAAATCAAGAGTTACAAATCTGAGCAGAAGGAGAATGTGCCTCCGAGTCCTGAGGACTCCATTTCCCATCAAGATGGGGATAAG GTTTTCTTCAGTGAGAAGAGTCTGGGTTTCCACTCCAATCTTTCTGAAGATGGCACCA ttgAACTAAACTCGCAGAGTGAGACTGAAGCCAAGAGACGTGTCTACGCAAAACAGCAGAGCTCTGATTCCAAACCAGCCAACCAGACTGACCCCTCTCCACCAAAAGTAGTAAAG AAGTTTCAGCTGCCAGTGAAGGAAACCTGTGTTGCATGTCAGAAGACAGTGTACCCAATGGAACGTCTCTTTGCCAACCAGCAGGTGTTTCATATCAGCTGCTTCCGCTGTTCACATTGCAATAGCAAACTCAG TCTTGGAACATATGCATCTCTACGTGGGAATATTTATTGCAAGCCTCACTTCAATCAGCTCTTTAAATCCAAAGGCAACTATGATGAAGGTTTTGGGCACAAACAGCACAAGGAACTATGGGTAAGCAAAACTGAGAACGAAGAGTCCCCGGAGAAATCTGCCCACACTGAAAATACAATAGAAGGCCTTCAAAGTCCAGGAATAGAGGATGCCCCAATTGCAAAGGTGGGAGTTCTTGCAGCTAGCATGGAAGCAAAAGTTGCAGCTTTGCCTGGAAGGGAAGAGAAACCAGCAGAAACAAAAAAACTGAGGATTGCATGGCCACCTCCGTCAGAGCTAGGTAGTCAAGGAAGTGCATTGGAAGAGGGTATCAAAGTATTTAAGCCAAAGTGGCCCCCAGAAGATGAGGTGTCAAAGCCAGATGTGCAGGAGGATGTGGACCTGGATCTCAGAAAACTACGAAGAACATCCTCACTGAAGGAAAGAAGTCGTCCATTTACAGTAGCAGCCTCATTTAGAACAATGTCTGTTAAGGGCCATAAAACAGAGAATGTATCTTCTCCTTCCAAAGCAGACAGGGTCATCTTCAAACAAAGTGAAGAACTAGAGAGTGAGGCAGTGATGGAAAGaaagcaaaagggaaaaaaagctgaGAATGGGAACATCCAGAACACTCAAGAGAAGAATAAAGAACtggaggaagaaagaggaagggaaGTACCTGATATCAAGGCAGACAAGGAAGAAAACTGGATACAGAATGGTCAGGTGGGTATGGAGACAGATGATGAAGAAAATGCCACAGTGCAGCAGCCATCTCCAAATGAAGAAATATTTGACTCCAACTCTCCTAAACGTATCAGCTTATCGAACATGCTCACTGCTAAGGAATTATCCCCTAGCCAGAATAGCAAATCCAAAGATGACGTGTTCTGGGAAGGTGAAGATGCGGAAGATTTGTCTGTGGAAGAACAGATCAAGAGGAATCGTTACTATGAGGAAGAGGATGAAGATGAAGAATAA